A single window of [Clostridium] hylemonae DSM 15053 DNA harbors:
- a CDS encoding sensor histidine kinase, which produces MKKILKNKKFIYTVRTMLIVLTASIVCIVLKSVGVEKENVLMVFMVGVLIISTCTQGYEYGIVGAVVSVMMFNYFFTVPVHTFAIMNPNDVALMGFFLIAAVISSSLTVRFQKQMLISKKNEETARQLYEMSEKFINVTGKENIIELGIRYIYEHTGYESVVELLGEEKGADSAVEYTSKDYVMFPIIGIVKQIGILKVFNHNQGFTVEQDLLVKTASNQIGIALDRELIYAEQERTKVEMEREHMKSSMLRSISHDFRTPLTGILGDCSLIIDSKEMGREEEKQLLKDIMEQSMWLMKMVVNILNMTKIESGQQFVEKSGEVIDDVINGAERHVIGLGQRDYHVVLPKQVIMAQMDGKMIMQVLVNILDNAVKHTQEGGKIILTASFRRKRLYVSIEDDGPGIEEGMEEKIFDEFVSLSGESMDQKRGIGLGLAICRQVVSAHGGEIWAENRSEGGARFTFWLPAEQADVL; this is translated from the coding sequence ATGAAGAAGATACTGAAAAATAAAAAGTTCATATATACGGTGCGGACGATGCTCATCGTACTGACCGCCAGTATTGTCTGCATTGTGCTGAAAAGCGTAGGTGTGGAGAAAGAAAATGTACTGATGGTCTTCATGGTCGGTGTGCTCATCATAAGTACGTGTACACAGGGGTATGAGTACGGGATCGTCGGCGCGGTCGTGAGCGTTATGATGTTCAACTACTTTTTTACAGTGCCTGTCCATACGTTTGCCATTATGAACCCGAACGATGTGGCACTTATGGGCTTCTTTCTTATCGCCGCCGTGATATCGTCCAGCCTGACCGTGCGCTTTCAGAAGCAGATGCTCATTTCCAAAAAGAATGAGGAGACGGCAAGGCAGCTTTATGAAATGTCGGAGAAGTTCATCAATGTCACGGGCAAGGAGAATATCATAGAGCTCGGGATCCGGTATATCTATGAGCATACGGGATATGAGAGCGTGGTGGAACTGCTCGGAGAAGAGAAGGGAGCGGATTCGGCTGTTGAATATACTTCCAAGGACTATGTGATGTTTCCTATCATCGGCATTGTAAAACAGATCGGGATATTGAAGGTGTTCAACCACAATCAGGGATTTACGGTGGAGCAGGACCTGCTTGTGAAGACGGCGTCGAACCAGATAGGCATTGCGCTGGACAGAGAGCTCATCTATGCGGAGCAGGAGCGGACGAAAGTAGAGATGGAGCGGGAACATATGAAGAGCAGCATGCTGCGGAGCATATCCCACGACTTCCGCACGCCTCTTACGGGAATCCTCGGCGACTGCAGCCTCATCATAGATTCCAAGGAGATGGGCAGGGAGGAAGAGAAGCAGCTTCTAAAAGATATTATGGAGCAGTCCATGTGGCTTATGAAGATGGTCGTCAATATTCTGAATATGACAAAGATAGAGAGCGGCCAGCAGTTTGTGGAAAAGAGCGGTGAGGTGATAGACGATGTCATCAATGGGGCGGAGCGTCACGTCATCGGTCTCGGCCAGCGTGATTATCATGTCGTGCTTCCAAAGCAGGTGATCATGGCGCAGATGGACGGCAAGATGATCATGCAGGTGCTTGTAAATATACTGGACAATGCGGTGAAGCATACACAGGAGGGCGGAAAGATCATCCTCACTGCATCATTTCGGAGAAAGCGGCTGTATGTGAGTATCGAAGATGACGGCCCCGGCATCGAGGAGGGAATGGAAGAGAAGATTTTTGATGAATTTGTATCCCTGTCGGGGGAAAGCATGGACCAGAAGCGGGGGATCGGCCTCGGTCTTGCCATATGCCGTCAGGTTGTAAGCGCCCACGGCGGAGAGATATGGGCGGAAAACAGAAGTGAGGGGGGAGCCAGATTTACATTCTGGCTGCCTGCAGAGCAGGCGGATGTATTATGA
- a CDS encoding precorrin-8X methylmutase, whose amino-acid sequence MMEHIGLENVLPAQIEARSFEIITEELGDTPLVPGTEPVVKRCIHTSADFDYAKNLVFSDGVIERALEALRQGAVIVTDTQMGKAGINKKKLAEYGSEVICFMSDEDVAAAAKENGTTRAAASMDKAAALDRKMIVAVGNAPTALVRLHELVRDGALKPEVIIAVPVGFVNVVRSKELILELKDVPSIVARGRKGGSNIAACICNALLYMLDERR is encoded by the coding sequence ATGATGGAACATATTGGGCTTGAGAATGTTCTGCCTGCGCAGATCGAGGCGAGAAGCTTTGAGATCATAACAGAAGAGCTGGGAGATACACCGCTTGTCCCGGGGACAGAACCTGTTGTAAAGCGGTGCATCCACACGAGCGCAGATTTTGATTATGCAAAGAATCTTGTGTTTTCCGACGGTGTCATAGAACGGGCGCTGGAAGCGCTGCGGCAAGGCGCTGTTATCGTCACGGACACGCAGATGGGAAAGGCCGGGATCAACAAAAAGAAACTGGCAGAGTACGGATCAGAGGTGATCTGCTTTATGTCGGATGAAGATGTGGCGGCTGCCGCAAAGGAAAATGGGACGACCCGGGCGGCGGCAAGCATGGACAAGGCCGCGGCGCTGGACAGAAAAATGATAGTTGCGGTGGGCAATGCTCCGACCGCGCTCGTGCGGCTCCATGAGCTGGTCAGAGACGGCGCGCTGAAGCCGGAGGTTATTATCGCTGTGCCTGTAGGCTTCGTGAATGTAGTGCGTTCCAAAGAACTGATTCTCGAATTGAAGGATGTGCCGTCCATAGTCGCCAGGGGCAGAAAAGGCGGGAGCAATATAGCGGCATGCATCTGCAATGCGCTTCTGTACATGCTGGATGAGCGGAGGTAA
- a CDS encoding bifunctional adenosylcobinamide kinase/adenosylcobinamide-phosphate guanylyltransferase: MLYLVTGGSGSGKSAFAEDLICRLHAENNGQKPGRLFYIAAMMPFGAETRQKIRRHRTMRRDKGFETVECYTAIETPAKEGGPVYEAAVQGADAYVLLECMSNLTANEMYAPEGAGPDTVDAVLRGIEILYSRCRVLVVVTNDVFGEGEAGTGGMKEYRETLGEINRRLAKMAGQVTEVVCGIPAAVKSSTAEKEEGAHMKVITGGACQGKTAYAERVFGVKRWMDGGSCGFDDIYTCKAVRHFERLVRRMMEAGVSTEALAREIAVRNPDIVITVNEIGCGLVPVDEFERACREQTGRICTQLARAAGRVDRVICGIGVTLKGGDR, translated from the coding sequence ATGCTGTATCTTGTGACAGGAGGAAGCGGAAGCGGGAAATCTGCATTTGCGGAAGATCTCATCTGCAGACTTCACGCGGAAAACAACGGGCAAAAGCCCGGCCGGTTATTTTACATAGCGGCAATGATGCCGTTCGGCGCGGAGACGAGGCAGAAGATCCGGCGGCACCGCACGATGCGCCGGGATAAGGGGTTTGAGACTGTGGAGTGTTACACGGCCATCGAGACGCCTGCAAAAGAAGGCGGACCCGTATATGAGGCGGCTGTGCAGGGAGCGGACGCGTATGTTCTGCTGGAATGTATGTCCAACCTGACGGCCAATGAGATGTACGCTCCGGAAGGGGCGGGCCCGGACACTGTGGATGCGGTGCTCCGAGGAATCGAGATACTGTATTCCAGGTGCCGGGTTCTTGTGGTCGTGACAAACGATGTGTTCGGCGAAGGGGAAGCGGGGACCGGCGGCATGAAGGAATACCGGGAGACGCTCGGAGAGATCAACCGGCGGCTGGCAAAGATGGCCGGACAGGTGACGGAAGTAGTGTGTGGGATTCCTGCTGCTGTAAAGAGCAGCACGGCGGAAAAGGAGGAAGGCGCGCATATGAAAGTAATAACCGGAGGGGCGTGTCAGGGAAAGACGGCCTATGCAGAGCGTGTATTCGGTGTCAAGCGCTGGATGGACGGCGGCAGCTGCGGCTTTGACGACATATATACATGTAAGGCGGTACGTCATTTTGAGCGGCTCGTTCGGCGTATGATGGAGGCAGGAGTGAGTACGGAAGCACTTGCAAGGGAGATTGCCGTAAGGAATCCGGACATCGTCATAACTGTGAACGAGATCGGCTGCGGGCTCGTGCCTGTGGATGAGTTTGAGCGCGCCTGCAGAGAACAGACGGGGCGCATATGTACACAACTTGCCCGGGCGGCGGGCCGGGTCGACCGGGTCATATGCGGCATCGGCGTGACATTAAAAGGAGGGGACAGATGA
- a CDS encoding ABC transporter ATP-binding protein has protein sequence MSLLKIQDLNVQFYDGQKGQEAVRHLSFEAASGEIVGIVGESGSGKSTAMKAVLGLLPGSAQVVCRRMELGGTDITPPSRGKGKKEYERRMASVRGDKIAMVFQNPQTSLNPTVKVGRQITETIRAHRQCSRARAKERALELLDMAGICDGAALMEKYPFELSGGMCQRAAIAIALSCEPELLIADEPTTALDATVQKQLLELFRRVRRETGTAVLFVSHDLGVIASLCDRVLVMHDGALAEEGSVEDIFYYPQHAYTKELLARAGELQKLSDVRAGEGTLLNVSHVGKEYPEAGNFSKRAATEAVRDVSFHIEKGEIFGLVGESGSGKTTLARIIAGVLKPTRGTVLYDGGEPDGRGRAPKRMVQMIFQNPYTSLNPRMTVQSMLEEPLILHTGCTRQERRERVEQMLSYVGLKREDARKYPAAFSGGERQRIGIARALMSEPGLLVCDEPVSALDMAVQEQILEVLEELQVNRGISCLFISHDLNVVKRISRRTGVMYAGSLVEVGRTKEVYRDPWHPYTKALLSSILVPDPLKARRKKGVLRREEQTAEAYPGEGCPFAPKCGYAMGCCFKKRPERFRFGGREVSCFLYSEAYTGKRSKDYRMTSQI, from the coding sequence ATGAGTCTGCTGAAGATACAGGATTTGAATGTACAGTTTTATGACGGACAGAAAGGGCAGGAAGCGGTAAGGCATCTGTCTTTTGAAGCTGCGTCCGGGGAGATCGTCGGCATTGTCGGCGAAAGCGGTTCCGGTAAAAGTACGGCTATGAAAGCGGTCCTCGGGCTTCTGCCCGGCAGCGCGCAGGTTGTCTGCAGGAGAATGGAGCTCGGCGGGACTGATATCACGCCGCCGTCCCGGGGAAAGGGGAAGAAGGAATATGAGCGGAGGATGGCCTCTGTGCGTGGGGATAAAATTGCCATGGTGTTTCAAAATCCGCAGACGAGTCTGAATCCGACCGTAAAAGTCGGCCGCCAGATCACAGAGACGATACGCGCGCACCGGCAGTGCAGCCGTGCCCGGGCAAAGGAGCGGGCGCTGGAGCTTCTTGACATGGCCGGGATCTGTGACGGCGCGGCGCTGATGGAGAAGTATCCGTTTGAGTTGTCCGGAGGCATGTGCCAGCGGGCGGCCATCGCTATCGCCCTGTCGTGTGAACCGGAGCTTCTCATCGCAGACGAGCCTACGACCGCGCTCGACGCGACGGTGCAGAAGCAGCTGCTGGAATTGTTCCGCCGCGTCAGGCGTGAGACTGGGACGGCAGTCCTCTTTGTGAGTCATGATCTCGGGGTGATCGCTTCGCTCTGTGACAGAGTTCTCGTTATGCATGACGGGGCGCTGGCAGAGGAGGGGAGCGTGGAAGACATTTTCTATTATCCCCAGCATGCTTACACGAAGGAACTGCTTGCCCGGGCAGGGGAACTTCAGAAGCTGTCTGATGTGCGGGCAGGGGAGGGCACGCTTCTTAACGTGTCGCATGTGGGAAAAGAGTATCCGGAAGCGGGAAACTTCAGTAAGAGGGCGGCGACGGAGGCTGTCCGGGATGTCTCTTTTCATATAGAAAAGGGTGAGATCTTCGGTCTTGTGGGCGAAAGCGGTTCCGGGAAAACAACGCTGGCCCGCATCATCGCCGGTGTTCTGAAGCCGACCCGGGGCACAGTCCTGTATGACGGCGGAGAACCGGACGGACGGGGCAGAGCGCCAAAGCGGATGGTCCAGATGATCTTTCAGAATCCGTACACGTCCCTGAATCCCCGGATGACCGTGCAGTCCATGCTAGAAGAGCCGCTCATTTTGCATACGGGCTGTACCCGTCAGGAGCGCAGGGAAAGGGTGGAACAGATGCTGTCTTACGTGGGATTAAAGCGTGAGGATGCCCGGAAATACCCGGCGGCTTTTTCCGGTGGCGAGCGCCAGAGGATCGGCATTGCCCGCGCGCTCATGTCGGAGCCCGGGCTGCTTGTGTGCGATGAGCCGGTCTCTGCACTTGATATGGCGGTCCAGGAACAGATACTGGAGGTTCTGGAGGAACTGCAGGTGAACCGGGGAATCTCTTGCCTGTTCATCTCTCACGACCTGAATGTGGTGAAACGGATCAGCAGAAGGACCGGGGTCATGTACGCGGGCAGCCTGGTGGAGGTGGGGCGTACGAAAGAAGTTTACCGTGACCCGTGGCATCCATATACGAAAGCGCTTCTTTCCTCAATCCTCGTTCCGGATCCGCTGAAGGCCAGAAGGAAAAAGGGAGTCCTGCGCAGGGAAGAACAGACGGCAGAGGCGTATCCGGGGGAAGGATGTCCGTTTGCGCCGAAGTGCGGTTATGCCATGGGGTGCTGCTTTAAAAAGAGGCCGGAGCGTTTCCGGTTCGGCGGGCGCGAGGTCTCCTGCTTCCTCTACTCGGAAGCGTATACAGGAAAGCGGAGCAAAGATTACAGGATGACATCACAGATATAA
- a CDS encoding potassium channel family protein, with the protein MKSVLIIGLGRFGHHLCKNMIRLGNEVMIVDKEEKNVEDLLPVATAAKIGDCTNEEVLKSLGVGNFDICFVCIGSNFQSSLEITSLVKELGARYVVSKANRDIHAKFLLRNGADEVIYPDRDIAERLAVKHSANHVFDYVELAEGYSIFEIPPVAAWVGKSIQDLAVRTKYHVSILGIKSGGHLQILPRADRKLEADDHLMVVGLKKDVDKILANIK; encoded by the coding sequence ATGAAATCAGTATTGATTATAGGATTGGGAAGATTTGGACATCATCTCTGTAAAAACATGATCAGGCTCGGCAATGAAGTGATGATCGTAGACAAGGAAGAGAAGAATGTGGAAGACCTGCTTCCGGTTGCGACGGCGGCCAAGATCGGAGACTGTACGAATGAAGAAGTGCTCAAGAGTCTTGGGGTAGGTAATTTTGACATCTGCTTCGTATGTATCGGTTCCAACTTCCAGAGCAGTCTTGAGATAACAAGTCTTGTGAAAGAGCTTGGGGCCAGGTACGTCGTGAGTAAAGCAAACAGAGACATACATGCCAAATTTCTTTTGCGCAACGGTGCGGATGAAGTGATTTATCCGGACCGGGACATTGCGGAACGTCTTGCGGTAAAGCACAGTGCAAACCACGTGTTTGATTATGTGGAGCTGGCGGAGGGGTATTCTATCTTTGAGATTCCGCCGGTGGCGGCCTGGGTCGGGAAAAGTATACAGGACCTGGCTGTCCGTACGAAATATCATGTGAGCATACTCGGAATAAAGTCCGGCGGCCATCTGCAGATCCTGCCGCGGGCAGACCGGAAGCTGGAGGCGGACGACCATCTGATGGTCGTGGGGCTTAAGAAAGACGTGGATAAAATATTGGCAAATATTAAGTAG
- a CDS encoding ABC transporter permease, protein MKTYLRKNPLLVTGVILLAVMTALAVLIPVLSPYTDTAQNAGLRNAPSSLAHLFGTDKFGRDIFVRVFSGTRISLSIGIGSAVICGAVGILYGSAAGCGGEKTDMLLMRAADVIDSIPSLLYVILIMLVMGASAGSILLGFCIGGWVGLARIVRGEIRRLRSEDFCTAARLLGAGTGRILFVHLLPNAAGAIIVNLTFLIPKAMFTEAFLSFVGVGISAPAASLGTLIQDARSQIQVAPAQMLYPILVLCILILSVNLIGAGLEKAVRRAEEG, encoded by the coding sequence ATGAAAACTTATCTAAGGAAAAATCCGCTGCTTGTCACAGGGGTCATTCTGCTTGCGGTCATGACAGCGCTGGCTGTCCTTATCCCGGTATTGTCTCCTTACACGGATACTGCTCAGAACGCAGGACTGCGCAATGCCCCTTCTTCTTTGGCCCATCTCTTTGGGACGGACAAGTTCGGCAGGGACATTTTCGTGCGCGTGTTCAGCGGGACGAGGATCAGCCTTTCCATCGGTATCGGCAGCGCCGTTATATGCGGCGCAGTGGGGATCTTGTACGGAAGCGCTGCCGGCTGCGGGGGAGAAAAGACGGATATGCTCCTTATGCGCGCGGCGGATGTGATCGATTCGATCCCGTCACTTCTCTATGTGATCCTGATCATGCTTGTCATGGGAGCAAGCGCGGGCAGCATACTGCTTGGTTTCTGCATCGGCGGATGGGTGGGGCTTGCGCGCATTGTGAGAGGCGAGATCAGGAGGCTTAGATCGGAAGACTTCTGTACAGCTGCCCGTCTGCTCGGCGCAGGAACAGGACGGATACTCTTTGTGCACCTGCTGCCGAACGCCGCCGGGGCCATCATTGTGAACCTTACCTTTCTCATACCGAAAGCCATGTTCACAGAAGCGTTCTTAAGCTTTGTGGGAGTCGGCATCTCAGCGCCGGCCGCAAGCCTCGGGACACTCATACAGGATGCGAGAAGCCAGATACAGGTGGCGCCGGCCCAGATGCTGTATCCGATCCTCGTATTGTGCATACTGATACTCTCAGTAAATTTGATCGGCGCGGGGCTTGAGAAGGCCGTCCGCCGGGCAGAGGAAGGATAA
- a CDS encoding response regulator, producing MSENITILIVEDDKYILNFISMTLKKEGYGYYVARTVEEAQSLFYANRPDMILLDLGLPDGDGMEVIRNVREVSEIPIIVVSARQEEKEKIEALDAGADDYVTKPFYMGELMARVRVGMRKLGNIRAGETDTVFVKEELLVDYGKRKVTVGGEEVHLTPIEYKILLLLIANQGKVLTHNYIIREIWGYSGEIDAGNLRVFMATLRRKIEKDPADPRFILTEIGVGYRFCE from the coding sequence ATGAGTGAAAATATTACAATATTGATAGTAGAAGATGACAAATATATACTGAACTTTATCTCCATGACGTTAAAAAAAGAGGGATACGGTTATTATGTCGCAAGGACGGTGGAAGAAGCGCAGAGTCTGTTCTATGCCAACCGGCCGGATATGATTCTTCTGGATCTCGGTCTGCCGGACGGGGACGGTATGGAGGTCATCCGTAATGTGCGGGAAGTGTCCGAGATACCGATCATCGTCGTCTCGGCCAGACAGGAAGAAAAGGAGAAGATCGAGGCGCTCGACGCAGGCGCTGACGATTACGTGACGAAACCGTTCTATATGGGGGAACTCATGGCAAGAGTGCGGGTCGGAATGCGCAAGCTTGGGAATATCCGTGCCGGAGAGACAGACACCGTATTTGTAAAGGAAGAACTTCTGGTAGACTATGGGAAGCGGAAAGTGACGGTAGGAGGGGAAGAAGTACATCTGACGCCCATCGAGTACAAGATACTTCTGCTGCTCATCGCCAACCAGGGAAAGGTGCTCACGCACAACTATATCATAAGAGAGATATGGGGTTATTCCGGTGAGATCGACGCGGGAAATCTCCGCGTGTTTATGGCAACACTTAGAAGAAAAATAGAAAAAGACCCCGCCGATCCGAGATTTATACTGACAGAGATTGGAGTGGGGTACCGGTTCTGTGAATGA
- a CDS encoding peptide ABC transporter substrate-binding protein, translated as MKKTVSVLTVLCLIGVLALSGCAGQEKETAGSTKEIVVAVNSETGGLDPAGMIALTYLAYSVSALDELLTFDENGDIEYRAAESYEVNADSTVWTFHLRKDAVWSDGTPVTSADFVNTIKRALKPESGSGYANYLFPVKNAEAVYNNEADAASLGVDTPDDHTLTFTLEKPCVYFLDLLRLPVYTPSCCAYADDASSGWDKDPKTSVSNGPFYLAKYVPEQYFVLKKNTKYWNADAVKLDKITYRFFADQQSMANAYETGEVDVATGLPSSVMELYEGKEDLQVTDTIATRYIYPNLNVRPLDDVRVRKAINLAIDREELCKIVGADTSPTVNFVAKYMKDRQTGKYFVDGAEKPFKEDVKEARRLLKEAGYEDGRGFPELTYNYPALEMDSDTAQVIQEQLKKNLNIDIKLNAQELQVNYTERRAGNFELCRMNWTADFADPYTYLSMLLSNSTYNCSGIQDEAYDRLVGQSDTETDPAARAALMHEAEQLAVGGQFYIIPLYAMKSCNLIRPDIKGIAQIPATGALEYRYADIETADN; from the coding sequence ATGAAGAAAACAGTGAGCGTTTTGACCGTGCTGTGCCTGATCGGGGTGCTCGCACTGAGCGGATGCGCGGGACAGGAAAAAGAGACGGCAGGCAGTACAAAGGAGATCGTAGTTGCAGTGAACAGTGAGACGGGAGGACTGGATCCGGCCGGGATGATAGCGCTTACGTATCTGGCGTATTCGGTCTCTGCCCTCGACGAACTTCTGACCTTCGATGAAAACGGCGATATCGAGTACCGGGCGGCAGAGTCTTATGAGGTGAACGCAGATTCCACCGTGTGGACGTTCCATCTGCGGAAAGACGCGGTCTGGTCGGACGGAACGCCGGTCACATCGGCAGATTTTGTGAATACGATCAAAAGAGCGTTAAAGCCGGAGAGCGGGAGCGGATATGCAAATTATCTCTTCCCGGTCAAGAACGCGGAGGCGGTGTACAATAACGAGGCAGACGCCGCAAGTCTGGGGGTGGATACTCCCGACGATCATACCCTTACGTTCACACTGGAAAAGCCTTGTGTATATTTTCTGGATCTGCTCAGACTGCCGGTGTACACACCTTCCTGCTGCGCATATGCGGACGACGCGTCCAGCGGCTGGGATAAAGACCCCAAGACGAGTGTGTCCAACGGACCGTTCTATCTGGCAAAGTACGTGCCGGAGCAGTACTTTGTGCTGAAAAAGAATACAAAATACTGGAACGCGGATGCGGTAAAGCTTGATAAGATCACGTACCGCTTCTTTGCCGACCAGCAGTCCATGGCCAACGCCTACGAGACCGGGGAGGTGGATGTGGCGACAGGACTTCCGTCGTCGGTGATGGAACTGTATGAGGGGAAAGAGGATCTGCAGGTCACAGATACGATCGCGACGAGATATATTTATCCGAATCTGAACGTCAGGCCGCTGGACGACGTGCGGGTGCGAAAAGCCATCAATCTGGCGATCGACAGGGAGGAGCTCTGCAAGATCGTCGGGGCGGATACGTCCCCGACGGTAAACTTTGTTGCAAAATATATGAAAGACAGACAGACAGGCAAATATTTTGTAGACGGAGCCGAAAAGCCGTTCAAAGAGGATGTGAAAGAGGCAAGGCGTCTCCTTAAAGAGGCGGGATATGAGGACGGCAGAGGGTTTCCAGAACTTACTTATAATTATCCCGCGCTCGAGATGGATTCCGATACGGCGCAGGTCATTCAGGAGCAGCTTAAGAAAAACCTGAACATTGATATCAAGCTGAATGCACAGGAGCTGCAGGTAAATTATACGGAGAGGCGGGCCGGTAATTTTGAGCTTTGCAGAATGAACTGGACAGCCGATTTCGCAGATCCCTACACCTATCTTTCCATGCTATTATCCAACAGCACATACAACTGCAGCGGCATACAGGACGAGGCGTACGACAGGCTGGTAGGACAATCTGATACGGAGACGGATCCCGCGGCCAGGGCAGCGCTTATGCATGAGGCGGAGCAGCTGGCGGTGGGCGGACAGTTTTATATCATACCGCTGTACGCGATGAAGAGCTGTAATCTGATCCGGCCGGACATTAAAGGAATCGCCCAGATACCGGCGACAGGAGCGCTGGAGTACAGATATGCGGATATCGAGACGGCAGACAATTGA
- a CDS encoding TrkH family potassium uptake protein, which yields MSVMMKKLTHTQMIVLGYLLIILCGTMLLMLPAASKDGQTTPFVDAMFTSTSAVCVTGLVIADTWQKWTMFGQVVILSIIQIGGLGFMTIGVFFAIVLRRKIGLWTRGTLQESVNILQIGGVVRLAKKIIIGTLIFEGTGAVILALRFQKDFGWVKGIYYGIFHSISAFCNAGFDLMGQEEAYSSFTGYYNDWTVNLVIMLLIIIGGIGFFVWNDISIHKWHAGRYCLHTKIVLTVTVVLIFGGAVLLYLFEKDNTLQGMDTSGKILCSLFGSVTARTAGFNTVDTGALTDSSKFLTVILMFIGGSPGSTAGGIKTTTFVVLLVYMKANLRNQMYCNVFGRRLDDGAVRKASTVLCTNLLLVLAAVLAIITIQAEPVIDAAFEVVSAIGTVGMSAGITRGLADASKIILIFLMYCGRVGSLTFALSLRGHKTEAPVKEPVERIIIG from the coding sequence ATGAGCGTGATGATGAAAAAACTTACTCATACGCAGATGATCGTCCTCGGGTACCTCCTGATCATCCTCTGCGGAACAATGCTTCTGATGCTGCCAGCGGCAAGTAAAGACGGACAGACGACGCCGTTCGTTGACGCCATGTTCACGTCCACCTCCGCAGTCTGTGTGACCGGGCTTGTCATTGCAGATACGTGGCAGAAATGGACCATGTTCGGCCAGGTGGTGATCCTGTCTATTATACAGATAGGCGGACTCGGCTTCATGACGATCGGTGTGTTTTTTGCCATTGTCCTGAGGAGGAAGATCGGGCTGTGGACGCGCGGCACGCTTCAGGAGAGTGTCAATATACTCCAGATAGGCGGCGTCGTGCGCCTGGCGAAGAAGATCATCATAGGGACCCTCATATTTGAGGGGACGGGCGCGGTCATTCTGGCGCTGCGCTTCCAGAAGGATTTCGGCTGGGTGAAGGGAATCTATTACGGCATCTTCCATTCCATCTCCGCATTCTGTAACGCAGGGTTTGATTTGATGGGACAGGAAGAGGCATATTCTTCCTTCACCGGATATTATAACGACTGGACGGTCAATCTTGTGATCATGCTGCTCATAATTATCGGGGGGATCGGTTTCTTCGTATGGAATGACATATCGATACATAAGTGGCATGCCGGCAGATATTGTCTGCACACGAAGATCGTACTCACGGTGACGGTCGTCCTGATCTTCGGGGGAGCGGTTCTTTTGTATCTGTTTGAAAAAGACAATACGCTGCAGGGCATGGACACTTCCGGAAAGATACTTTGTTCGCTGTTTGGTTCAGTGACGGCCAGAACAGCGGGGTTTAACACCGTCGACACAGGGGCGCTGACAGACAGCAGCAAGTTCCTGACGGTAATACTTATGTTTATCGGCGGAAGCCCGGGATCCACAGCCGGAGGCATAAAGACGACGACCTTTGTCGTGCTGCTTGTATATATGAAGGCGAATCTCCGAAATCAGATGTACTGTAATGTATTTGGCAGGAGGCTGGATGACGGCGCCGTGCGGAAGGCAAGTACCGTGCTCTGTACAAACCTGCTGCTCGTTCTGGCGGCAGTGCTGGCAATCATTACGATCCAGGCAGAGCCTGTCATAGACGCGGCGTTTGAGGTGGTGTCCGCCATCGGTACGGTCGGCATGTCCGCCGGTATCACGCGGGGGCTTGCAGATGCCTCTAAGATCATCTTGATTTTCCTTATGTACTGCGGGCGGGTCGGAAGCCTCACTTTTGCACTGTCGCTGCGGGGGCATAAGACGGAGGCCCCGGTGAAGGAACCGGTGGAGCGCATTATAATAGGATAA
- a CDS encoding precorrin-2 dehydrogenase/sirohydrochlorin ferrochelatase family protein, with amino-acid sequence MEKAYFPLFVDLSEKNIVVVGGGTVAARRVETLLTFAGHITVIAPKLQAALVKLETEGKITCLHREYREGDINEAHLVLAATDDREVNRSVKEECRALGQKCGGHILFNAADDRSLCDFYFPAVVQKDEIVIGINSGGKNPGKVKEIRKQLEETDGA; translated from the coding sequence ATGGAGAAGGCTTATTTTCCTTTGTTTGTGGACCTTTCGGAAAAGAACATCGTGGTGGTGGGAGGCGGAACTGTCGCGGCAAGGCGGGTGGAGACACTTCTTACGTTTGCGGGACATATCACTGTCATAGCGCCAAAGCTTCAGGCGGCGCTTGTGAAGCTTGAGACGGAAGGGAAGATCACGTGCCTGCACAGAGAATACAGAGAAGGTGATATAAATGAGGCGCACCTCGTTCTGGCCGCGACAGACGACCGTGAAGTGAACAGAAGCGTCAAAGAAGAGTGCAGGGCGCTCGGACAAAAATGCGGCGGACACATTCTGTTCAACGCGGCGGACGACAGGTCGCTGTGTGACTTTTATTTCCCGGCTGTGGTGCAGAAGGATGAGATCGTGATCGGGATAAATTCGGGAGGAAAGAATCCCGGGAAGGTGAAAGAAATAAGAAAGCAGCTGGAGGAGACAGATGGGGCCTGA